A region from the Streptomyces sp. 3214.6 genome encodes:
- the tatC gene encoding twin-arginine translocase subunit TatC: protein MPLADHLRELRNRLAKGMLAITVVSLVVAFYSQELMNFLMDPVPKCTTGLGESTGGKCAVIAYTDLLSPFTTTVKVCFMAGVILSSPVWLYQLWAFIAPGLHKHERKYTYWFVSGAVPLFLGGAALAYTVLPISMRVLLGITPEGSANILPMDKILDFIVRMILVFGAAFELPLLLVMLNFSGMVTGRRMAGWWRGVVMGVFIFGAVATPTTDPFGMIALAGPIVVLYFIAVGISLLNDKRRRRNNPDADLDDDEASDLDLTPEDIGEIETVSASRSLPEQSTTDRVNGYDDVT, encoded by the coding sequence ATGCCCCTCGCGGATCATCTTCGTGAGCTGCGCAACCGGCTCGCGAAGGGCATGCTGGCGATCACGGTCGTGTCACTCGTGGTCGCGTTCTACAGCCAAGAGCTGATGAACTTCCTGATGGACCCCGTTCCGAAGTGCACCACGGGGCTGGGCGAGTCCACAGGAGGCAAGTGCGCTGTCATCGCCTACACCGACCTCCTGTCGCCTTTCACGACCACGGTGAAGGTCTGCTTCATGGCGGGCGTGATCCTCTCGAGCCCGGTCTGGCTGTACCAGTTGTGGGCGTTCATCGCGCCCGGCTTGCACAAGCACGAGCGGAAGTACACGTACTGGTTCGTGTCGGGAGCCGTGCCGCTCTTCCTGGGTGGTGCTGCGCTCGCCTACACGGTGCTGCCCATCAGCATGCGCGTGCTCCTCGGCATCACGCCCGAGGGCTCGGCGAACATCCTGCCGATGGACAAGATCCTGGACTTCATCGTCCGGATGATCCTGGTCTTCGGCGCCGCCTTCGAGTTGCCGCTCCTGCTCGTCATGCTCAACTTCAGCGGCATGGTCACCGGGCGCAGGATGGCCGGCTGGTGGCGCGGTGTCGTCATGGGCGTCTTCATCTTCGGGGCCGTGGCCACTCCCACCACCGACCCCTTCGGCATGATCGCCCTCGCCGGACCCATCGTGGTTCTGTACTTCATCGCGGTCGGCATCTCCCTTCTGAACGACAAGCGTCGCCGCCGCAACAACCCGGACGCCGACCTCGACGACGACGAGGCTTCGGACCTGGATCTCACCCCCGAGGACATCGGTGAGATCGAGACGGTCTCCGCGAGCCGGTCGCTGCCGGAGCAGTCGACCACAGACCGCGTCAACGGTTATGACGACGTGACCTGA